The Pseudomonas sp. Marseille-Q3773 DNA window TGTAGGTCATCTGTTCGTTGGGGTGGGCGTGCACCTGGACGCTTGCACCCTTGGCCATTGTCAGGCGGACCAGCATGACGTTGTCGCCCCAGACTATTTGCCTGTCGATGCCTGCGGTGACGCGCTGGGTCGGCACTTCATCCCAGTTGATTGCGCCGACTGGTGGTTTACCCGGCATATACGTTCCCTGTCTGCATGTGTACGTAGAAGTCGTAGAACATGAAGATCGCGCAAACGGCCAGCGCGATGCCCATCAGGCGGTTGAACAGATCAAAGTACGAATCCTTGGTGATTCGCTTGCCGAGCACGGCGCCGAGGAACGAGTACACGCTCGGCGCGCCAGCGCCGCCCAGGGCGATCAATGCCGATACGGCTGCGATGCTGGCCCCGGTGATATGCGCTGCGGGGAACATGACCGTGGTGATGGGCAAAACCACCATCATCCCCTTGGGGTTGAGAGCCTGGATCAGGAAACCGTTCCAGAACGACAGCGGTTTGGCTTGCGCATCTGCAGGTTCGGTGGTGGCGTCGGACAGTTTTACCTTGGAGGTGTAGACCTTGTAGGCCAGGTAGGCGGTGTACAGGCCGCCGATCACTGCGACATAGGGCAGAACTTCCTTGGAGATGATGGCTTCGCCGGTATAGCCGAACAGAATGAACAGCACGAACATGGCGCAGCCCACACCGATGAAGAAACTCACGGTCTTGCGAAACTGACCGGTCAGGCCGGCATTCAGCCCCATGACGTTCACCGGCCCTGGGCTATACATGACACTGAATGCGTAGAGGAAGATTTCCATGATCCTTACCTTTTATTGGTGGGCAACGCCGAGCATTGCCAGGAGTTTCGGATAGTCGTTGGCACAGATGGATTCATCGTTTGACGCCACTGCTTTCTGCCACTGGTGCAACCCTTTGAATGCGCTGACCGGATCACCGCGGTGCAGAAAATCGAGGATCACTGACGGCGGTGCTGCGCCGCCCTGGTCAAGGCGCGTGCATAGCTGGCGAGTCGATCGCAGGAAGCTCTCGACCTGGTCGATGAGCGCTTTTCGGATGACCAGCACTTTTTCAGGCGCCTCACCCACCAGCAGAGCCAGTTCGAGAATCGTGTCATCCTGCTGTGCGCCGGAGTACTCGACCGATTCGAGCAAGGTCAGTGGCGTGAACGCCTCTCTGCCGCCCAGGTCATAGATCAGGGCACCCAGTACGCCGATGCGCTTCTTGTATTCCGCTGCATTGACTTGCAGGTGGCGTGGCTTCTTTTGCACGGTGGTTACCGCAGCAGCGAAGCAAGGCAGGAACTCGACCCCTACCGCAACGCCATGTTCGGTGTCCGCCGACAGCGTGCCTTGTTGCTTGTTCCAGTACAGGCGCGGTTCACCGGTGCCTTGGGCTTCGCCGATGGTGATACGGGCGATGACTTCACCAGGGATACGTTTGTCTTCGTGAAGACGAGCTACGCCTTTGCGCAGTAGAACGTTGACCGTTTCGTTGTGTACCACCTGCGCTTGCTTACCATCGAGGAAACCTGCGCGCACGGCATAGCCTGTCTTGAGCAGAGGCGGCTGAGGCAATGCATGTTCATCGGCAGCAGGGTCCAGCGAAAGGGCGAAGCGGATCGGCAACCCTACCCGGCGAGCGAACTCCAGGTCGGTCAGGTTATGCGCCGGATTGACCAGGACGGCACCGGTACCGAAGTCCGGCTTGACCCAGTCTGCTACCCAGACGGACATGAGGTCGCCAGTCAGTGGATGCCGGACATAGTAGCCACTGAAGTAGTTCTCTGTGCTTCCCGCTTGCTCGAGCTTACGTGCAAACGGGTGGTACTTGTGGATGGCCACGGCACAGGCAGCTGTGCACGAAGACCAGTCGGTGACGAAAACTTCAAGTGTGTCGCTGTGATTCTCGATCTGCAGGGTGCAAAGGGCACCACTGGATTGGCGCACGGTTTTCCTGATCTTTGAGGTAAGGCTATCGGGCCAGTAGGGGATGGCATTCGAAACAAACGCGCTTGCCTCGCACGAAGGGCCATAGAATGCCTCGAACACGCGATCATTGACCTGCGTGAAATACACGTGGCCGTTTTCCACCAAGTGGTTGAGCTGCTGCGAAAGCGTAGCCAGTTCGGCAACGATGATCTGCGATTGGGTTGCGCGGCTGACGAACTCGGCATATAGCCGGTTACGCTTTTGGCTCAGGTTCTCAGGTGCCTGAGTGTCCTCGTTGCCCAGAACTGCAAAAGTGACCATTTTTGAATTCTCCCGGTACCGTAAAACGGCCGGCGGCGCCGGCCGTTTGTCTTCAACTTACACTTTCGCCTTGCGCGGCATGTGCCATGGCATTTAATGCAGCGACATTCGAATTTCTGAACAAGGTCTCCATGCTGATATTCAGGTTATGCTCCCGGTGCAGGCGCTCTTGAATCTCGGCCATCATCATGGAATGGCCACCCACATCGAAGAAGTCCTGGTCAGCCGAGAGTTCCGGGTAGTTCAGAACTTCGGCGCAAAGGCGATGGATGGCGTTCATTATGCAGGCTCCTGGATGGACGGTTTGAAGCAGAAGGGTTGTTCGTAGTTGTTCTTGTCGCGCAGCTTGTTATGGCCGAAGGTGTCTTCCCCTGAAACAAGCACGGCGGCATAGTTTTTCAGGTCGAACGTTTCACCGTGGGCGTTGTATGAATTCAGGTTTGGGTAGACCCGGACATGAGTGGGTACATACCGGCTGGTAATGGCCAGGCGGGTTTCCCGCTCAGTGGTATTGGGATGTGAAGCATGTGCGCAGGAGGCGGTGAAGATCACGCACTCGCCTGGTTTGAGCTCCATTTCGACCGGGTTTGCGCTTTCCGGGTCCCAGTTCGGGTCGACCTTGAACTCGGAGAAGTCATAACCAAAGAAGCCAGTATTGGTGGCGTCATGCTTGTATTCGCTGTGGCGACCGGTCGCGACGCTTTTCTTCTCATCGTAATAGAACTTCTTGTGCGATCCGGGAAGGAAGCGCATGCAGGCAGTCTTGATCGTGGCCGGGGTGAAGGCGGTCCATACGGTCAGGTCGATGTAGGCGTTCCAGTCGCTCTGGCTTGGTACGATCAACGGGTTGCCATCGGTGTAGCTGTAGTCGCGAACCTGGTGCCACTCGGTCGCGCGGGCACCGGGGAATTTGGAAAACCACTCCGAACGCCAGCACAGGAGGTCTGGCCCGAGAATGCCTTGCAGATACTTGATGATGGTCGGGTGCATGATATGACTGCTCAGCTCGGGAATATCGAAGTGGCGGTCATAGTTCATGTTGTTGTCATACAGAATGCGCGAGCGATTCTGATTGTTGGCACGAAGTGCTCGCAGAATCTCTGCAGCTTCTTCCGGTTCGTATAACTTGATCGGACCGATGAAACCGTCGCGCTCGAATTTTTCGATATCCGACCTGATGTCGTCTGTAATTACAGCGTTGGCGGGCAGGCCAGTGGTTGCCTCAATGGCACTTTTTGCTGAGCTCATTATGCTCTCCTTGCTAATCAAGCGGTGATGGTTAATCAGGCGTGCTGTCCGATCGACGCCAATAAAGCGTTGCGGTCCACTTTTCCGTTCTGTGTGAGTGGGAATTCCCGGACCTGCACATATTTTTGCGGGTGCATATAACGAGGCAGCACCTGGTTCAGGGCCAGCCCCATTTCCCGGGCGTTGCGCTGTAGATTCTCGGTCGCTACAAATGCGGTCAGCATCGCGTCATTGGCGGCTTGGTCTGTCACCGCCAGGACAATGACTTCTTCGGATGGCGCCAGTACCGAGCGCAAGCCGTTCTCGACATCCGCCAGATTGACCAGCATGCCGCGGACTTTCACCTGGCTGTCCTTCCTGCCGATGCAGATCACCCGCCCGTCTTCCAGGCGACGGGCGTAATCGCCGGTGAAATACGCCGGCCGGTGTTGGCCATCGATGAGCGCTGGCTTGAACCGCTCGGCCTGCAAAGCCGGGTTGTTCAGGTACCCTGGACCAACGCCACGGCCACTGATGACGATCTGGCCGGTTTCGCCCGGAGCAACGGCTTGCCCATGATCGTCGAGGATCTCGATGCGGCAGTTGCCCACCGGTTCGCCCATGGGAATGCCGTGTTCCAGGTAACTGGCGAAATCGCTCATCCGGTAGGACGTGGCCACATCGGTGCACTCTGCCACGCCATACTGGTGGATGAAGTTGCAGCTGCTGCCTTCGTTCTGCGCCCAGGCCATGATCCGTCGCGTCGACAAGGCCTCTCCGCCGATGAACAGGTAGCGGAGGCTGTCGAGCTGCTTGCTGGTGCCCCCTGCGGCGAGGATCAGGTAGAGCGAGCTGGGCGCCAGATGCAGGGTCTGGATCTTGTGTGCGGCAATGGTGCTGGCCGCTTCGTAAGGATCGAAGATGGAACCTGGAAGTATCGACAAGGTGGCGCCGCAATAAAGCGGGGTAACCAGGCTGCGCTGGGAAATATCGAAACCGAACGCCGATACCAGCAGGTTGTTGGCATCCGGGTCGAGACCATATTCACTCACCAGCCAATGCACCAGATTGGCCCAGCTGCCGTGAGTAATGGCCACGGCCTTGGGCGTGCCGGTTGTGCCCGAAGTGAAGACGGTATAACACAGGTCGTCTGCGTTGGCCTCGTTCCTGAAAGGTAACAGGACGATATTGTCCAGGCGTTTGCGCAGGCCGTCGATTTCCATGACATTGACGTCGGTTCCCTGCAGCTGTGCCTCAGTTTCGGTCGAGGCGAAGACCATCTTGAGATTCACCAGTTGACGCAGCATCAGCGCCAGTCGTGCTGGCGGATTCGCCTTGTCCAACGGAACGTATGCGGCACCCGACTTGAGGATGGCCAGCAGGCAGATAACCGTGTTGATCGAGGGTTGGAAACAGATACCCACAAGGTCGCCGCGACCAATCCCATTGGCATTGAGGTAAGAAGCCAGCCTGGCGGCTTCCTCGTTGAGTTGGGCGTAGCTGAGGGTCTGGTCGGCGCAGCGAACAGCGACAGCAAACGGTGATTGAATGGCCCATTGTTCGACCATTTCATGAATCAGGGGCGTGCGTGGGCCCTGCGGCGATAATGCAGTCATATAGCCAATATCCGTATTTGTAATTAAGCGTTAGCGGCTTTTGCCATACTGGCGGCAACTTCGATAATGATGTCTTCCTGGCCGGCTACCAGTTCTCTCAGGCTTAATTGTTGGTAAAGGCTGAACTCATCAACTTCAAATTGTGCTGCGGCGCGTCGTACATGCGGTACGAAACCCGAGAACAATCCGTGCAAGCCACTGGCAATATTGGCGCTGGCGATATGGGGCGTGGTGCAGTCGAGATAAGCATCGGCCAGTGCAGACAAACGCGCGGCACTCTCGAAAGTGCAACGGGTTTGCATGCCATATCGCGCCAGTACCGCAATCAGTGGTTCAAGCTGTGTGTTGCCAGCGCCGGCGCCAAAGCCCTTGATACAGGCGTCGATGATCGATGCGCCTTCCTCTACGGCTGCCAGTGAGTTCGCTACCGCCATGCTGAGGTTGTTATGCGCATGAAAGCCCAGCGGCAGCGATGTGGCCTGGAGCATCGCATCGATCTTCCGTCGCACTTCGTCAGGGGTCATGTAGCCGGCGCTGTCCATCAGGATGATGGCGTCGGCCCCATAGCTGTCCAGCATCCGGACCTGGGTGGTCAGCTCCTGATAACTGGCCATGTGGGACATCATCAGAACGCCGTAGGCGACCCGGTCGTGGTTCTTCACCATCTCGATGTAAGGAGCGGTAATGTTCGCCTCGGTACAATGGCAGGCGATGCGGAATACATCCACACCTTGGCTGATCGCCTGACGCAGGTCGGTTGCCTTGCCAAAACCGGGGATGAAGTGCACACCGAGTTTGGCCTGCTTCACCGAGGCTCGGGCGATTTCCAGCATTCGCGCATCGCTGACCTTGCTTTGCCCGAGCAGCGCAGAAGAGCCGCCCAGG harbors:
- a CDS encoding LysE family transporter yields the protein MEIFLYAFSVMYSPGPVNVMGLNAGLTGQFRKTVSFFIGVGCAMFVLFILFGYTGEAIISKEVLPYVAVIGGLYTAYLAYKVYTSKVKLSDATTEPADAQAKPLSFWNGFLIQALNPKGMMVVLPITTVMFPAAHITGASIAAVSALIALGGAGAPSVYSFLGAVLGKRITKDSYFDLFNRLMGIALAVCAIFMFYDFYVHMQTGNVYAG
- a CDS encoding chlorinating enzyme; its protein translation is MSSAKSAIEATTGLPANAVITDDIRSDIEKFERDGFIGPIKLYEPEEAAEILRALRANNQNRSRILYDNNMNYDRHFDIPELSSHIMHPTIIKYLQGILGPDLLCWRSEWFSKFPGARATEWHQVRDYSYTDGNPLIVPSQSDWNAYIDLTVWTAFTPATIKTACMRFLPGSHKKFYYDEKKSVATGRHSEYKHDATNTGFFGYDFSEFKVDPNWDPESANPVEMELKPGECVIFTASCAHASHPNTTERETRLAITSRYVPTHVRVYPNLNSYNAHGETFDLKNYAAVLVSGEDTFGHNKLRDKNNYEQPFCFKPSIQEPA
- a CDS encoding amino acid adenylation domain-containing protein, coding for MTALSPQGPRTPLIHEMVEQWAIQSPFAVAVRCADQTLSYAQLNEEAARLASYLNANGIGRGDLVGICFQPSINTVICLLAILKSGAAYVPLDKANPPARLALMLRQLVNLKMVFASTETEAQLQGTDVNVMEIDGLRKRLDNIVLLPFRNEANADDLCYTVFTSGTTGTPKAVAITHGSWANLVHWLVSEYGLDPDANNLLVSAFGFDISQRSLVTPLYCGATLSILPGSIFDPYEAASTIAAHKIQTLHLAPSSLYLILAAGGTSKQLDSLRYLFIGGEALSTRRIMAWAQNEGSSCNFIHQYGVAECTDVATSYRMSDFASYLEHGIPMGEPVGNCRIEILDDHGQAVAPGETGQIVISGRGVGPGYLNNPALQAERFKPALIDGQHRPAYFTGDYARRLEDGRVICIGRKDSQVKVRGMLVNLADVENGLRSVLAPSEEVIVLAVTDQAANDAMLTAFVATENLQRNAREMGLALNQVLPRYMHPQKYVQVREFPLTQNGKVDRNALLASIGQHA
- a CDS encoding acyl carrier protein; this translates as MNAIHRLCAEVLNYPELSADQDFFDVGGHSMMMAEIQERLHREHNLNISMETLFRNSNVAALNAMAHAAQGESVS
- a CDS encoding class I tRNA ligase family protein; protein product: MVTFAVLGNEDTQAPENLSQKRNRLYAEFVSRATQSQIIVAELATLSQQLNHLVENGHVYFTQVNDRVFEAFYGPSCEASAFVSNAIPYWPDSLTSKIRKTVRQSSGALCTLQIENHSDTLEVFVTDWSSCTAACAVAIHKYHPFARKLEQAGSTENYFSGYYVRHPLTGDLMSVWVADWVKPDFGTGAVLVNPAHNLTDLEFARRVGLPIRFALSLDPAADEHALPQPPLLKTGYAVRAGFLDGKQAQVVHNETVNVLLRKGVARLHEDKRIPGEVIARITIGEAQGTGEPRLYWNKQQGTLSADTEHGVAVGVEFLPCFAAAVTTVQKKPRHLQVNAAEYKKRIGVLGALIYDLGGREAFTPLTLLESVEYSGAQQDDTILELALLVGEAPEKVLVIRKALIDQVESFLRSTRQLCTRLDQGGAAPPSVILDFLHRGDPVSAFKGLHQWQKAVASNDESICANDYPKLLAMLGVAHQ
- the dmpG gene encoding 4-hydroxy-2-oxovalerate aldolase → MIVISDATLRDGNHSVRHQLGEEQIARYAADADAAGIDIIEVGHGNGLGGSSALLGQSKVSDARMLEIARASVKQAKLGVHFIPGFGKATDLRQAISQGVDVFRIACHCTEANITAPYIEMVKNHDRVAYGVLMMSHMASYQELTTQVRMLDSYGADAIILMDSAGYMTPDEVRRKIDAMLQATSLPLGFHAHNNLSMAVANSLAAVEEGASIIDACIKGFGAGAGNTQLEPLIAVLARYGMQTRCTFESAARLSALADAYLDCTTPHIASANIASGLHGLFSGFVPHVRRAAAQFEVDEFSLYQQLSLRELVAGQEDIIIEVAASMAKAANA